One genomic segment of Hordeum vulgare subsp. vulgare chromosome 2H, MorexV3_pseudomolecules_assembly, whole genome shotgun sequence includes these proteins:
- the LOC123429013 gene encoding NDR1/HIN1-like protein 10: METPTPYHLQSPRTIVKKIISMKRQQEQQSKIILQPRRRTTPAMWCAAIAGFAFSVLLILAGLVILIVYLSVKPRTPSFDVANAALNAVYIGSPSSYYNGDMTLVANISNPNHKMGVVIQSGALELFFRGRLVSAQALPPFAQPRGHFTVLNVHMLSSQVVLPPEVAADLLNQMRSNKILYTIRGSFMVRERFWSWHYTYRLTAICDIELTAPPSGVLLDRRCTTSK, encoded by the coding sequence ATGGAAACTCCTACCCCATACCACCTGCAGTCCCCAAGGACCATCGTCAAGAAGATCATCAGCATGAAgcggcagcaggagcagcagtCCAAGATCATCCTGCAGCCGCGGCGCCGGACCACCCCGGCGATGTGGTGCGCCGCCATCGCCGGCTTCGCCTTCAGCGTCCTCCTCATCCTCGCCGGCCTCGTCATCCTCATCGTCTACCTCTCGGTGAAGCCGAGGACGCCGTCCTTCGACGTCGCCAACGCCGCCCTCAACGCCGTCTACATCGGCTCCCCCTCGTCCTACTACAACGGGGACATGACGCTGGTGGCCAACATCTCCAACCCCAACCACAAGATGGGCGTCGTCATCCAGTCCGGCGCCCTCGAGCTCTTCTTCCGGGGCAGGCTGGTGTCGGCGCAGGCTTTGCCGCCGTTCGCGCAGCCGCGGGGGCACTTCACCGTCCTCAACGTCCACATGCTCTCCAGCCAGGTGGTGCTGCCGCCGGAGGTGGCCGCCGACCTGCTCAACCAGATGAGGAGCAACAAGATCCTCTACACCATCAGAGGGAGCTTCATGGTCCGGGAAAGGTTCTGGTCTTGGCACTACACCTATCGGTTGACCGCCATTTGTGACATCGAGCTCACCGCGCCTCCCTCTGGAGTTCTTCTTGATAGGAGATGCACAACATCAAAGTGA